From Vidua macroura isolate BioBank_ID:100142 chromosome 8, ASM2450914v1, whole genome shotgun sequence, one genomic window encodes:
- the LGI1 gene encoding leucine-rich glioma-inactivated protein 1 isoform X2, translating to MGLPHLEYLFIENNNIKSISRNTFRGLKSLIHLSLANNNLQSLPKDIFKGLDSLTNVDLRGNAFNCDCKLKWLVEWLGSTNATVEDIYCESPPEYKKRKINSLSPKEFDCIITEFEVYQSLPYQSLSVDTFSYMNDEHVVIAQPFTGKCIFLEWDHVEVMFRNYDNITGTSTVVCKPIVIESQLYVIVAQLFGGSHIYKRDIFANKFIKIQDIEILKIRKPNDIETFRIAEDWYFVVADSSKAGFTTVYKWNGNGFYSHQSLHAWYRDTDVEYLEISGKPHLILSSSSQRPVIYQWNKGTNEFVKRFDIQDMEDAYAVKHFKVKEDVYICLTRFIGDSKVMKWGGSAFLDLQRMPSRGSMVFQPLQINNYQYAILGSDYSFTQVYYWDAEKAKFVKFQELNVQAPRSFIHVSIDKRDFLFASSFKGTTLIYKHVIVDLSA from the exons ATGGGCCTTCCTCATCTAGAATATTT GTTCATAGAGAACAACAACATTAAGTCCATTTCAAGAAATACTTTCAGAGGACTGAAATCTTTAATTCACCT gAGTCTTGCAAATAATAATCTCCAGTCACTTCCAAAAGACATATTTAAAGGCTTGGATTCTTTAACAAATGT AGATCTTAGAGGCAATGCATTTAATTGTGACTGCAAACTGAAGTGGTTAGTGGAGTGGCTGGGCAGCACCAATGCAACTGTTGAAGACATTTACTGCGAAAGCCCGCCAGAATATAAGAAGCGCAAAATCAATAGCCTCTCTCCAAAAGAGTTTGATTGCATTATTACAG AATTTGAAGTTTATCAGTCCCTGCCATACCAGTCTCTGTCAGTAGATACTTTCTCATATATGAATGATGAACATGTGGTTATTGCTCAGCCTTTTACTGGAAAATGCATCTTTCTTGAATGGGACCATGTGGAAGTGATGTTCAGGAATTACGACAACATTACAG GTACTTCAACTGTTGTGTGTAAACCTATAGTTATTGAGAGTCAGCTGTATGTCATTGTCGCACAGCTGTTTGGAGGCTCCCACATATataaaagagatatttttgcTAATAAGTTTATAAAAATTCAGGATATTGAAATCCTTAAAATCCGAAAACCCAATGACATTGAAACTTTCAGGATTGCTGAAGACTGGTATTTTGTTGTTGCAGACAGTTCAAAGGCTGGTTTCACCACGGTTTACAAGTGGAATGGGAATGGATTTTATTCCCATCAGTCTCTGCATGCCTGGTACAGAGATACTGATGTGGAGTATCTTGAAATATCTGGCAAACCACATTTAATTCTGTCAAGTAGTTCGCAAAGACCTGTAATATATCAATGGAACAAAGGAACAAATGAATTTGTTAAGCGGTTTGATATTCAAGATATGGAAGATGCATATGCAGTGAAGCATTTCAAGGTTAAAGAGGATGTATACATTTGCTTAACAAGATTTATTGGGGACTCTAAAGTAATGAAATGGGGTGGTTCAGCATTTCTGGATTTACAAAGGATGCCATCCCGAGGGTCAATGGTATTCCAACCACTTCAGATAAATAATTATCAATATGCCATTCTTGGAAGTGATTATTCTTTCACTCAAGTCTATTATTGGGATGCGGAAAAGGCAAAATTTGTGAAGTTTCAAGAATTAAACGTGCAGGCACCAAGATCTTTCATACATGTCTCCATCGATAAACGagattttctctttgcttcaaGTTTTAAGGGAACTACATTGATTTATAAACATGTCATAGTTGACTTAAGCGCATGA
- the LGI1 gene encoding leucine-rich glioma-inactivated protein 1 isoform X1 — MGNASRPFRRIAYFLCLLSVLLLTEGKKPVKPKCPAWCTCTKDNALCENARSIPRSVPPDVISLSFVRSAFTKIPEGSFLLTPSLQLLLFTSNTFDVISDDAFMGLPHLEYLFIENNNIKSISRNTFRGLKSLIHLSLANNNLQSLPKDIFKGLDSLTNVDLRGNAFNCDCKLKWLVEWLGSTNATVEDIYCESPPEYKKRKINSLSPKEFDCIITEFEVYQSLPYQSLSVDTFSYMNDEHVVIAQPFTGKCIFLEWDHVEVMFRNYDNITGTSTVVCKPIVIESQLYVIVAQLFGGSHIYKRDIFANKFIKIQDIEILKIRKPNDIETFRIAEDWYFVVADSSKAGFTTVYKWNGNGFYSHQSLHAWYRDTDVEYLEISGKPHLILSSSSQRPVIYQWNKGTNEFVKRFDIQDMEDAYAVKHFKVKEDVYICLTRFIGDSKVMKWGGSAFLDLQRMPSRGSMVFQPLQINNYQYAILGSDYSFTQVYYWDAEKAKFVKFQELNVQAPRSFIHVSIDKRDFLFASSFKGTTLIYKHVIVDLSA; from the exons ATGGGAAATGCCAGCAGACCCTTTAGAAGAATTGCTTATTTCTTATGCCTTTTATCTGTGCTTTTGCTGACTGAAGGGAAGAAACCAGTGAAGCCAAAATGTCCTGCCTGGTGTACTTGTACCAAAGATAATGCTTTATGTGAAAATGCCAGATCTATTCCTCGCAGCGTTCCGCCTGATGTTATCTCACT aTCCTTTGTGAGATCTGCTTTTACTAAAATCCCAGAAGGGAGTTTTTTGCTCACACCATCTCTGCAGCTTCT GTTGTTTACGTCCAACACTTTTGATGTTATTAGTGATGATGCTTTCATGGGCCTTCCTCATCTAGAATATTT GTTCATAGAGAACAACAACATTAAGTCCATTTCAAGAAATACTTTCAGAGGACTGAAATCTTTAATTCACCT gAGTCTTGCAAATAATAATCTCCAGTCACTTCCAAAAGACATATTTAAAGGCTTGGATTCTTTAACAAATGT AGATCTTAGAGGCAATGCATTTAATTGTGACTGCAAACTGAAGTGGTTAGTGGAGTGGCTGGGCAGCACCAATGCAACTGTTGAAGACATTTACTGCGAAAGCCCGCCAGAATATAAGAAGCGCAAAATCAATAGCCTCTCTCCAAAAGAGTTTGATTGCATTATTACAG AATTTGAAGTTTATCAGTCCCTGCCATACCAGTCTCTGTCAGTAGATACTTTCTCATATATGAATGATGAACATGTGGTTATTGCTCAGCCTTTTACTGGAAAATGCATCTTTCTTGAATGGGACCATGTGGAAGTGATGTTCAGGAATTACGACAACATTACAG GTACTTCAACTGTTGTGTGTAAACCTATAGTTATTGAGAGTCAGCTGTATGTCATTGTCGCACAGCTGTTTGGAGGCTCCCACATATataaaagagatatttttgcTAATAAGTTTATAAAAATTCAGGATATTGAAATCCTTAAAATCCGAAAACCCAATGACATTGAAACTTTCAGGATTGCTGAAGACTGGTATTTTGTTGTTGCAGACAGTTCAAAGGCTGGTTTCACCACGGTTTACAAGTGGAATGGGAATGGATTTTATTCCCATCAGTCTCTGCATGCCTGGTACAGAGATACTGATGTGGAGTATCTTGAAATATCTGGCAAACCACATTTAATTCTGTCAAGTAGTTCGCAAAGACCTGTAATATATCAATGGAACAAAGGAACAAATGAATTTGTTAAGCGGTTTGATATTCAAGATATGGAAGATGCATATGCAGTGAAGCATTTCAAGGTTAAAGAGGATGTATACATTTGCTTAACAAGATTTATTGGGGACTCTAAAGTAATGAAATGGGGTGGTTCAGCATTTCTGGATTTACAAAGGATGCCATCCCGAGGGTCAATGGTATTCCAACCACTTCAGATAAATAATTATCAATATGCCATTCTTGGAAGTGATTATTCTTTCACTCAAGTCTATTATTGGGATGCGGAAAAGGCAAAATTTGTGAAGTTTCAAGAATTAAACGTGCAGGCACCAAGATCTTTCATACATGTCTCCATCGATAAACGagattttctctttgcttcaaGTTTTAAGGGAACTACATTGATTTATAAACATGTCATAGTTGACTTAAGCGCATGA